The following are from one region of the Myotis daubentonii chromosome 2, mMyoDau2.1, whole genome shotgun sequence genome:
- the LOC132225870 gene encoding large ribosomal subunit protein eL39-like, which produces MLKDLSENYRTSWLFLHHQGALVHFSFTISSQKTFRIKRFLAKKQKLNRPIPQWIRMKTGNKIRYNSKRRFWRRTKLGL; this is translated from the exons atgctcaaagaTCTGAGTGAGAATTACAG AACATCCTGGCTCTTTCTCCACCATCAAGGTGCACTCGTTCACTTCTCCTTCACAATTTCTTCCCAGAAGACTTTCAGGATCAAGAGGTTCCTGGCCAAGAAACAAAAGCTGAATCGGCCCATTCCCCAATGGATTCGGATGAAAACTGGTAATAAAATCAGGTACAACTCAAAGAGGAGATTTTGGAGAAGAACCAAACTGGGCCTATGA